A genomic region of Arvicola amphibius chromosome 7, mArvAmp1.2, whole genome shotgun sequence contains the following coding sequences:
- the Ptgr2 gene encoding prostaglandin reductase 2 isoform X1, with the protein MIIQRVVLNSRPGKNGNPVAENFRMEEVSLADNISEGQVQVRTLYLSVDPYMRCKMNEDTGTDYLAPWQLSQVVDGGGIGIVEESKHIHLAKGDFVTSFYWPWQTKAILDGNGLEKVDPQLVDGHLSYFLGAIGMPGLTSLIGVQEKGHISAGSNQTMVVSGAAGACGSLAGQIGHLLGCSRVVGICGTHEKCLFLTSELGFDAAINYKKGNVAAQLRESCPAGVDVYFDNVGGDISDTVISQMNQNSHIILCGQISQYNKDVPYPPPLSPATEAIQKERNITRERFTVLNYKDKFQPGLLQLSQWFKEGKLKIKETVINGLGNMGVAFQSMMTGGNIGKQIVCISEDFSL; encoded by the exons ATGATTATACAGAGAGTAGTATTGAACTCCCGACCTG GGAAAAATGGAAATCCAGTGGCAGAGAACTTCAGGATGGAAGAAGTCAGTTTAGCAGATAATATCAGTGAAGGACAAGTTCAGGTTAGAACTCTCTACCTCTCTGTGGATCCTTACATG CGCTGTAAGATGAATGAGGACACTGGCACTGATTACTTAGCGCCCTGGCAGCTGTCTCAGGTGGTTGATGGTGGAGGTATTGGAATTGTAGAAGAGAGCAAGCACATACATTTGGCTAAAGGCGATTTTGTGACTTCTTTTTATTGGCCCTGGCAAACCAAAGCCATTCTAGATGGGAATGGCCTTGAAAAG GTAGACCCACAACTTGTGGATGGACATCTTTCATATTTTCTTGGAGCTATAGGTATGCCTGGTCTGACTTCCTTGATTGGGGTACAGGAGAAAGGTCACATATCTGCTGGATCCAATCAGACAATGGTTGTCAGTGGAGCAGCAGGTGCCTGTGGATCTTTGGCTGGGCAG ATTGGCCACCTGCTTGGCTGTTCCAGAGTGGTGGGAATTTGTGGAACACATGAGAAATGCCTCTTTTTGACTTCAGAACTGGGGTTTGATGCTGCAATTAACTATAAAAAAGGGAATGTGGCGGCACAGCTCCGAGAGTCGTGCCCAGCTGGAGTGGATGTCTACTTTGACAACGTTGGTGGTGACATTAGTGATACGGTGATAAGTCAG aTGAATCAGAACAGCCACATCATCCTGTGTGGTCAAATTTCTCAGTACAATAAGGATGTGCCTTACCCTCCTCCACTGTCCCCTGCTACAGAAGCAatccagaaggaaagaaacatcACAAG AGAGAGATTTACCGTGCTAAACTATAAAGATAAGTTTCAGCCTGGACTTCTCCAGCTGAGTCAGTGGTTTAAAGAAGGAAAGCTAAAG ATCAAAGAGACCGTGATAAATGGATTGGGAAACATGGGAG
- the Ptgr2 gene encoding prostaglandin reductase 2 isoform X5 has translation MIIQRVVLNSRPGKNGNPVAENFRMEEVSLADNISEGQVQVRTLYLSVDPYMRCKMNEDTGTDYLAPWQLSQVVDGGGIGIVEESKHIHLAKGDFVTSFYWPWQTKAILDGNGLEKVDPQLVDGHLSYFLGAIGMPGLTSLIGVQEKGHISAGSNQTMVVSGAAGACGSLAGQMNQNSHIILCGQISQYNKDVPYPPPLSPATEAIQKERNITRERFTVLNYKDKFQPGLLQLSQWFKEGKLKIKETVINGLGNMGVAFQSMMTGGNIGKQIVCISEDFSL, from the exons ATGATTATACAGAGAGTAGTATTGAACTCCCGACCTG GGAAAAATGGAAATCCAGTGGCAGAGAACTTCAGGATGGAAGAAGTCAGTTTAGCAGATAATATCAGTGAAGGACAAGTTCAGGTTAGAACTCTCTACCTCTCTGTGGATCCTTACATG CGCTGTAAGATGAATGAGGACACTGGCACTGATTACTTAGCGCCCTGGCAGCTGTCTCAGGTGGTTGATGGTGGAGGTATTGGAATTGTAGAAGAGAGCAAGCACATACATTTGGCTAAAGGCGATTTTGTGACTTCTTTTTATTGGCCCTGGCAAACCAAAGCCATTCTAGATGGGAATGGCCTTGAAAAG GTAGACCCACAACTTGTGGATGGACATCTTTCATATTTTCTTGGAGCTATAGGTATGCCTGGTCTGACTTCCTTGATTGGGGTACAGGAGAAAGGTCACATATCTGCTGGATCCAATCAGACAATGGTTGTCAGTGGAGCAGCAGGTGCCTGTGGATCTTTGGCTGGGCAG aTGAATCAGAACAGCCACATCATCCTGTGTGGTCAAATTTCTCAGTACAATAAGGATGTGCCTTACCCTCCTCCACTGTCCCCTGCTACAGAAGCAatccagaaggaaagaaacatcACAAG AGAGAGATTTACCGTGCTAAACTATAAAGATAAGTTTCAGCCTGGACTTCTCCAGCTGAGTCAGTGGTTTAAAGAAGGAAAGCTAAAG ATCAAAGAGACCGTGATAAATGGATTGGGAAACATGGGAG
- the Ptgr2 gene encoding prostaglandin reductase 2 isoform X4, which translates to MEEVSLADNISEGQVQVRTLYLSVDPYMRCKMNEDTGTDYLAPWQLSQVVDGGGIGIVEESKHIHLAKGDFVTSFYWPWQTKAILDGNGLEKVDPQLVDGHLSYFLGAIGMPGLTSLIGVQEKGHISAGSNQTMVVSGAAGACGSLAGQIGHLLGCSRVVGICGTHEKCLFLTSELGFDAAINYKKGNVAAQLRESCPAGVDVYFDNVGGDISDTVISQMNQNSHIILCGQISQYNKDVPYPPPLSPATEAIQKERNITRERFTVLNYKDKFQPGLLQLSQWFKEGKLKIKETVINGLGNMGVAFQSMMTGGNIGKQIVCISEDFSL; encoded by the exons ATGGAAGAAGTCAGTTTAGCAGATAATATCAGTGAAGGACAAGTTCAGGTTAGAACTCTCTACCTCTCTGTGGATCCTTACATG CGCTGTAAGATGAATGAGGACACTGGCACTGATTACTTAGCGCCCTGGCAGCTGTCTCAGGTGGTTGATGGTGGAGGTATTGGAATTGTAGAAGAGAGCAAGCACATACATTTGGCTAAAGGCGATTTTGTGACTTCTTTTTATTGGCCCTGGCAAACCAAAGCCATTCTAGATGGGAATGGCCTTGAAAAG GTAGACCCACAACTTGTGGATGGACATCTTTCATATTTTCTTGGAGCTATAGGTATGCCTGGTCTGACTTCCTTGATTGGGGTACAGGAGAAAGGTCACATATCTGCTGGATCCAATCAGACAATGGTTGTCAGTGGAGCAGCAGGTGCCTGTGGATCTTTGGCTGGGCAG ATTGGCCACCTGCTTGGCTGTTCCAGAGTGGTGGGAATTTGTGGAACACATGAGAAATGCCTCTTTTTGACTTCAGAACTGGGGTTTGATGCTGCAATTAACTATAAAAAAGGGAATGTGGCGGCACAGCTCCGAGAGTCGTGCCCAGCTGGAGTGGATGTCTACTTTGACAACGTTGGTGGTGACATTAGTGATACGGTGATAAGTCAG aTGAATCAGAACAGCCACATCATCCTGTGTGGTCAAATTTCTCAGTACAATAAGGATGTGCCTTACCCTCCTCCACTGTCCCCTGCTACAGAAGCAatccagaaggaaagaaacatcACAAG AGAGAGATTTACCGTGCTAAACTATAAAGATAAGTTTCAGCCTGGACTTCTCCAGCTGAGTCAGTGGTTTAAAGAAGGAAAGCTAAAG ATCAAAGAGACCGTGATAAATGGATTGGGAAACATGGGAG
- the Ptgr2 gene encoding prostaglandin reductase 2 isoform X3: MIIQRVVLNSRPGKNGNPVAENFRMEEVSLADNISEGQVQVRTLYLSVDPYMRCKMNEDTGTDYLAPWQLSQVVDGGGIGIVEESKHIHLAKGDFVTSFYWPWQTKAILDGNGLEKVDPQLVDGHLSYFLGAIGMPGLTSLIGVQEKGHISAGSNQTMVVSGAAGACGSLAGQIGHLLGCSRVVGICGTHEKCLFLTSELGFDAAINYKKGNVAAQLRESCPAGVDVYFDNMNQNSHIILCGQISQYNKDVPYPPPLSPATEAIQKERNITRERFTVLNYKDKFQPGLLQLSQWFKEGKLKIKETVINGLGNMGVAFQSMMTGGNIGKQIVCISEDFSL; this comes from the exons ATGATTATACAGAGAGTAGTATTGAACTCCCGACCTG GGAAAAATGGAAATCCAGTGGCAGAGAACTTCAGGATGGAAGAAGTCAGTTTAGCAGATAATATCAGTGAAGGACAAGTTCAGGTTAGAACTCTCTACCTCTCTGTGGATCCTTACATG CGCTGTAAGATGAATGAGGACACTGGCACTGATTACTTAGCGCCCTGGCAGCTGTCTCAGGTGGTTGATGGTGGAGGTATTGGAATTGTAGAAGAGAGCAAGCACATACATTTGGCTAAAGGCGATTTTGTGACTTCTTTTTATTGGCCCTGGCAAACCAAAGCCATTCTAGATGGGAATGGCCTTGAAAAG GTAGACCCACAACTTGTGGATGGACATCTTTCATATTTTCTTGGAGCTATAGGTATGCCTGGTCTGACTTCCTTGATTGGGGTACAGGAGAAAGGTCACATATCTGCTGGATCCAATCAGACAATGGTTGTCAGTGGAGCAGCAGGTGCCTGTGGATCTTTGGCTGGGCAG ATTGGCCACCTGCTTGGCTGTTCCAGAGTGGTGGGAATTTGTGGAACACATGAGAAATGCCTCTTTTTGACTTCAGAACTGGGGTTTGATGCTGCAATTAACTATAAAAAAGGGAATGTGGCGGCACAGCTCCGAGAGTCGTGCCCAGCTGGAGTGGATGTCTACTTTGACAAC aTGAATCAGAACAGCCACATCATCCTGTGTGGTCAAATTTCTCAGTACAATAAGGATGTGCCTTACCCTCCTCCACTGTCCCCTGCTACAGAAGCAatccagaaggaaagaaacatcACAAG AGAGAGATTTACCGTGCTAAACTATAAAGATAAGTTTCAGCCTGGACTTCTCCAGCTGAGTCAGTGGTTTAAAGAAGGAAAGCTAAAG ATCAAAGAGACCGTGATAAATGGATTGGGAAACATGGGAG
- the Ptgr2 gene encoding prostaglandin reductase 2 isoform X2, which translates to MIIQRVVLNSRPGKNGNPVAENFRMEEVSLADNISEGQVQVRTLYLSVDPYMRCKMNEDTGTDYLAPWQLSQVVDGGGIGIVEESKHIHLAKGDFVTSFYWPWQTKAILDGNGLEKVDPQLVDGHLSYFLGAIGMPGLTSLIGVQEKGHISAGSNQTMVVSGAAGACGSLAGQIGHLLGCSRVVGICGTHEKCLFLTSELGFDAAINYKKGNVAAQLRESCPAGVDVYFDNVGGDISDTMNQNSHIILCGQISQYNKDVPYPPPLSPATEAIQKERNITRERFTVLNYKDKFQPGLLQLSQWFKEGKLKIKETVINGLGNMGVAFQSMMTGGNIGKQIVCISEDFSL; encoded by the exons ATGATTATACAGAGAGTAGTATTGAACTCCCGACCTG GGAAAAATGGAAATCCAGTGGCAGAGAACTTCAGGATGGAAGAAGTCAGTTTAGCAGATAATATCAGTGAAGGACAAGTTCAGGTTAGAACTCTCTACCTCTCTGTGGATCCTTACATG CGCTGTAAGATGAATGAGGACACTGGCACTGATTACTTAGCGCCCTGGCAGCTGTCTCAGGTGGTTGATGGTGGAGGTATTGGAATTGTAGAAGAGAGCAAGCACATACATTTGGCTAAAGGCGATTTTGTGACTTCTTTTTATTGGCCCTGGCAAACCAAAGCCATTCTAGATGGGAATGGCCTTGAAAAG GTAGACCCACAACTTGTGGATGGACATCTTTCATATTTTCTTGGAGCTATAGGTATGCCTGGTCTGACTTCCTTGATTGGGGTACAGGAGAAAGGTCACATATCTGCTGGATCCAATCAGACAATGGTTGTCAGTGGAGCAGCAGGTGCCTGTGGATCTTTGGCTGGGCAG ATTGGCCACCTGCTTGGCTGTTCCAGAGTGGTGGGAATTTGTGGAACACATGAGAAATGCCTCTTTTTGACTTCAGAACTGGGGTTTGATGCTGCAATTAACTATAAAAAAGGGAATGTGGCGGCACAGCTCCGAGAGTCGTGCCCAGCTGGAGTGGATGTCTACTTTGACAACGTTGGTGGTGACATTAGTGATACG aTGAATCAGAACAGCCACATCATCCTGTGTGGTCAAATTTCTCAGTACAATAAGGATGTGCCTTACCCTCCTCCACTGTCCCCTGCTACAGAAGCAatccagaaggaaagaaacatcACAAG AGAGAGATTTACCGTGCTAAACTATAAAGATAAGTTTCAGCCTGGACTTCTCCAGCTGAGTCAGTGGTTTAAAGAAGGAAAGCTAAAG ATCAAAGAGACCGTGATAAATGGATTGGGAAACATGGGAG